In Heyndrickxia vini, the sequence AATAAAAAAATATATAAATTTTATTAAAGAGGTTGAAGGGTTGAAGTCCGTTACAAGGACGGCATGTATGCAATCGGGACGCCAAGAAAGCACAGCTGAACATTCATGGAGATTAACGCTTTTCATAGCCATTACAGCCAAACAATTCCCGGAATTAGACTATGAAAAATTACTTTTCATGAGTTTAATCCATGATCTTGGTGAACGTTATAGTGGAGATCAATCTGCGGTATTGTTGTCAAATAGAGGAGAGAAGACAAAAGTAGAACGGGATGCAATTGAAAAGTTAGCAAGCTTTCTCCCTTCAGAAATTGGTAAACAAATAATTACTTTGTGGCAGGAATATGAGGAAGGTGTAACGAAAGAAGCTGTTTTCGTAAAAGCACTTGATAAAGCCGAAACCATCATACAACATAACCAAGGACAAAATCCGCAGGACTTTAATTATGAATTTAATCTAACATATGGTTTAAAATATTTTGAAGGAGAAGTCTTTTTAAAAGATTTAAGAGCGGAGTTGGATAGGGAGACAAGCGATAAAATAGTGAATAAAAGTATATAATTAGTTAATATCGATCAGTTCATTCCTTAGTGTTGGAAAGATTAATAAAAAATCATTGAGTTTTCAAGAGAATTATCAAATAATAAAGAGGGTAATATGATATTATCCTCTTTTTTGTGGATTGAAAATATCAATAGATAATAAAGGCAAATTTCAAAAATATTAAAGGATGAAATTATACAATGGTTAAAAGCTCAAAACACTTAGCACGTATTTCACTAGCAATCATGGGAGTGGGCTTTGTACTTACTTTCCCACTTAGTGATTCGAAGATTATCGCACTTTTACACGGTGGATTTGAGGCAGGGATTGTCGGGGGGTTAGCAGATTGGTTTGCTGTCACAGCACTTTTTCGTTACCCGTTTGGAATACCTATTCCTCATACTTCATTATTAACGAAAAATCGTTCAAGGATCACGAAAGCGCTAATTTCTACTCTAGAAAATGATTGGCTTTCTAAGAAAAGTATTCAGGATAAACTGAATACTATTCAAATGACAGAGAAAATAATGAATATAGCCGAAAGTGAATTACAATCACCACGATTAAACAAAACGATGGCAACATTATTATCACAAATGATTGTAAAAATTGACGTCCAAAAGCTTGCTCCTATTCTTTCGAAATATATAAAGGAGTATCTTTATTCGTATAAAACACAACAACTTCTCGAAGCTACATCCAAAAAAATTCTTGATCACCAACTTGATCAGAAAGGATTAGATTATCTATTGGTACAAGGGGAGAAATGGATTTCGAAAGAAGAAACGAAGTACAAGCTTGGTAGTATGGCTGTAGCTGCTCTAAATAAAATTGAATTAGATGGTTTTCTGCAATTTGCTCTAAAATCCTTTCAAAGCTTAATTAACGAAGAGAAAATGGGGAAAATCATTCAAAATCTTATAAGTAATGTAATTCATGATCTCCAAGATCCGAATAGTATTGATCGGGAAAAGGTTTTATTATCTATCCAAACGTTCTTACATAATGCTGGAGACAATCAAGCGCTCATTGAAGAATTAGAGAAATTTAAGCAATCGTTACTTGAAGAATGGGATCCGTCTGAAAGTATCGAAAAAATTCTGATTGACGTACAACGAAAACTAGCTGACTATATTCAAAATAGTCCTTTTGTGGAAGCACATCTTATTCCTTTAATTATGGAGCTATTCCAATCGCTTAAAGGAAATCAAGAAAAAATGATGGCAATCGAAACATGGTTGCACACACAAATCACAAACTTTGTAGAAAAAAA encodes:
- a CDS encoding HD domain-containing protein produces the protein MNEIKKYINFIKEVEGLKSVTRTACMQSGRQESTAEHSWRLTLFIAITAKQFPELDYEKLLFMSLIHDLGERYSGDQSAVLLSNRGEKTKVERDAIEKLASFLPSEIGKQIITLWQEYEEGVTKEAVFVKALDKAETIIQHNQGQNPQDFNYEFNLTYGLKYFEGEVFLKDLRAELDRETSDKIVNKSI
- a CDS encoding DUF445 domain-containing protein → MVKSSKHLARISLAIMGVGFVLTFPLSDSKIIALLHGGFEAGIVGGLADWFAVTALFRYPFGIPIPHTSLLTKNRSRITKALISTLENDWLSKKSIQDKLNTIQMTEKIMNIAESELQSPRLNKTMATLLSQMIVKIDVQKLAPILSKYIKEYLYSYKTQQLLEATSKKILDHQLDQKGLDYLLVQGEKWISKEETKYKLGSMAVAALNKIELDGFLQFALKSFQSLINEEKMGKIIQNLISNVIHDLQDPNSIDREKVLLSIQTFLHNAGDNQALIEELEKFKQSLLEEWDPSESIEKILIDVQRKLADYIQNSPFVEAHLIPLIMELFQSLKGNQEKMMAIETWLHTQITNFVEKNHSKIGRLVEENLNKLDNQTLIDMVENNIGKDLQWIRVNGAICGFIIGILITGIEMLFTL